GCGTAGCGGATCGCCAAGGTCGCCAGTACGTGGGTCCGATCCAAGGGACCGCCGCCGGTCAAGAGATAGACGCTGTTGAAGTCGCCCAGGGACCAGATGGTCGAGAGCAGCGTGCAGACGAGGTACATGTTGCGCACGCCGGGCCAGGTCACATAGCGGAAGCGCTGCGTGCCGCTGGCGCCGTCCACCTCGGCCGCCTCATAGAGATCCTTCGAGATCGCCAGCCTGGCGGCCAGCAGGGTCAAGGTCCAGAACGGCAGATATTTCCAGATATGGATGGCGATGACGGCACCCATGCCAAGATCGGGCCTCAGCAGCCAGCCGGGTCCGGGGAACACGCCGAACCAGTCGAAGAGGAGGGTGTTGATCATCCCCCACTCGGAATTGAGCATCCAGCGGAAGGAGAGGATCGTCGGGATCGAGGGGATCGCCCAGGGCAGGATGAAGATGATGCTGAGCCAGCGGATCCAGCGCTGGGGGTGGACGAAGAATCCCGACAAGAACAGCGCCAGCGCCATCTTCAGGTTCACGCCCACCAGGAGGAAGACGAGCGTGTTGAAGATGGTGCGGAAATAGATCGGATCGCTCCATAGCTTCACATAGCTCTCGGGATTGCTGCCGAGATAGAAGCCGTAGGCGACGGGGTAGATGACGAAGAAGAGGAACACCACGCCATAGGGGATCAAGAGCACGATCCCCCAGAAGGTCTCCGGCGGCAGGGCGCGCCTGGAGGCCGGCGCCCGGGAAAGCACCGCCGGGGAGGCTGATGCCGCAATCTCGGCCATGGCTCTTCCTCTCCTGCGCTTGCCCCCACCCCAACCCTCCCCCACTAAGAAATGGGGGAGGGGGAGTAGGATCCTCAAGCGTGGCCCCTCCCCCGCGCGAAGCGTGGGGGAGGGTAGGGTGGGGGCGCTGCCGCTAGCCCGCCAGCTCCTTCAGCCGGCCGAACATCTCGTCCACGGCCTTGTCGACCGACCAATTGTCGATGACGATCCGGCCGATGGCGCGGCCGAACACGTTCTCGTTCTGCGCCTGCACCAGGCCTGCATTCAGGCTCGACGGGAAGGGCGACAAGGGATTGGTGGTGTACTGCTTGAACACGACGCTGCGGTGCGGGTCTTTGCCGTCGGTCCAGAACGGCGTGTTCGCCACCGTGAGGCTGGTGGGGAACCAGCGCCCGAAGGAGCCTTCGACATAGGGCCCAATCTGCTCAGGCGTCAGCAGGAACGCCAGGAACGAGCGGGCGCCCGCCTTGTTCTTGGCATCGCGGAAGATGACCGCCTGCTTGGTCGCCACGGGATAGATGATCTTCTGCCCGCCGGGGCCGTCGGGCAGCAGCATGGTGTGCATCTTCACATAGTAATTGGCTTTGGAGATGTCGGCGTCCGCCTGCTTGCCGGACTTGAGCGCCGCGTTCATGTCGTCCAAATGCTTGCCCGGGATCGACACCGACGGGTTCGGTGTCGCCACGGTGGTGCGGTTGTGCAGATTGTTGTTGTTGTCGGCATCGCCCCAGCTGACCGAGCCCGGCGGCGTGCAGCCGCGCTTGAACACGCTCGTGTATTGGGTCAGCGCCTTAACGTAGCCTTCGCGCACCTTCGGATCGGCGATCATGAGCTTGCCGTTCTCGTCGATCCAGCGGACGCCATAGGCGCCGAGGAAGGTGTAGAAGATGTAGAAGGTATCGGTCGCCTCGGTCGACATCG
The sequence above is drawn from the Pseudomonadota bacterium genome and encodes:
- a CDS encoding sugar ABC transporter permease, which codes for MAEIAASASPAVLSRAPASRRALPPETFWGIVLLIPYGVVFLFFVIYPVAYGFYLGSNPESYVKLWSDPIYFRTIFNTLVFLLVGVNLKMALALFLSGFFVHPQRWIRWLSIIFILPWAIPSIPTILSFRWMLNSEWGMINTLLFDWFGVFPGPGWLLRPDLGMGAVIAIHIWKYLPFWTLTLLAARLAISKDLYEAAEVDGASGTQRFRYVTWPGVRNMYLVCTLLSTIWSLGDFNSVYLLTGGGPLDRTHVLATLAIRYAYKMGFLDTGVAALITALPLVIPLVVYMFRRLGKGASS
- a CDS encoding extracellular solute-binding protein, giving the protein MRMLFGLAAAGAFALTTSGAALAQGTVTVWWNKGFYEAEDTALLKTIAAWEQKNPGSKIDLTLIPLNDMLTKTVSAIEAKNVPDVGFGWVYDFQASASWAKQGLLEDVGDIVTPYKEKFLPNVLPSVTMAGKDGKRAVYAVPIHMQTMHFHYWNDMLEDAGFKEADIPKDWNQFWDFWCDKVQGALRKKGQRTFGVGLPMSTEATDTFYIFYTFLGAYGVRWIDENGKLMIADPKVREGYVKALTQYTSVFKRGCTPPGSVSWGDADNNNNLHNRTTVATPNPSVSIPGKHLDDMNAALKSGKQADADISKANYYVKMHTMLLPDGPGGQKIIYPVATKQAVIFRDAKNKAGARSFLAFLLTPEQIGPYVEGSFGRWFPTSLTVANTPFWTDGKDPHRSVVFKQYTTNPLSPFPSSLNAGLVQAQNENVFGRAIGRIVIDNWSVDKAVDEMFGRLKELAG